A region from the Desulfovibrio sp. Huiquan2017 genome encodes:
- a CDS encoding A24 family peptidase: MEILVSIALAAALVIGSVTDIRSQRIYNWLTFPLIFAGFAIHTAFGGFAGLKFAAAGFALGFGAMAVPYFLGVMGAGDVKLMAGVGACLGVEATFLAFLFTSIAGGVYCLVVLARDRSLLTAVLRNVRDTLLVLVATRKMNFAPSAPGVALPRLCYGVAIAVGTVAAMAVFVWKTGSIYAGY, translated from the coding sequence ATGGAAATTCTCGTCTCTATCGCACTCGCTGCGGCGCTGGTCATCGGCTCCGTCACCGATATCCGCAGCCAGCGGATCTACAATTGGCTGACCTTCCCGCTCATTTTTGCGGGATTCGCCATCCACACCGCGTTCGGCGGCTTCGCCGGACTGAAGTTCGCCGCCGCCGGTTTCGCCCTCGGATTCGGGGCCATGGCCGTTCCCTATTTTCTCGGGGTCATGGGGGCGGGCGACGTCAAGCTCATGGCTGGCGTCGGCGCATGCCTCGGCGTGGAGGCGACCTTTCTCGCTTTCCTGTTCACCAGCATCGCCGGAGGCGTCTACTGCCTCGTGGTCCTCGCCCGCGATCGTTCCCTCTTGACGGCCGTCCTGCGCAACGTCCGCGACACCCTGTTGGTCCTCGTGGCCACCCGGAAGATGAATTTCGCCCCTTCCGCGCCCGGCGTGGCCTTGCCCCGGCTCTGCTACGGCGTGGCCATCGCCGTGGGCACGGTCGCCGCCATGGCCGTCTTCGTGTGGAAGACCGGCTCCATTTATGCCGGATACTAG
- the cpaB gene encoding Flp pilus assembly protein CpaB, with protein MSKSSKALIQIGLALVLAVVAGAVIFRWTSNMRQAAPAVSAQARTVSVVVTRTPAKRGMKLTDKMLEVRGFTADSRPEGSFSKVEELAGRVLSQDVGANEAVTAMKLADASVLGGGVSAMIEPGKRAMAVKGNMVMGLSGFVRPGDKVDVIVAMIVGQEEKPVTKLVLEHVKVLATGTQLQPPTEDGVPASVDVYTLELSPAESERLALAASRGTLHFALRNEQDEAGVLTTGSDIPKTLAALRPKVSAARRPQATRIEVISGTSRSSVKF; from the coding sequence ATGAGCAAGTCCAGCAAGGCATTGATCCAGATAGGTCTGGCCCTGGTCCTGGCCGTGGTGGCCGGAGCGGTTATTTTCCGCTGGACCAGCAACATGCGGCAGGCCGCCCCGGCGGTGAGCGCCCAGGCCCGGACCGTGTCCGTGGTCGTGACCAGGACCCCGGCCAAGCGCGGCATGAAGTTGACCGACAAAATGCTCGAAGTGCGCGGGTTCACCGCCGACTCCCGCCCCGAGGGCTCGTTTTCCAAGGTGGAGGAACTGGCCGGTCGCGTGCTCAGCCAGGACGTCGGGGCCAACGAGGCCGTTACGGCCATGAAGCTGGCCGACGCCTCGGTTCTCGGCGGGGGCGTTTCGGCCATGATCGAGCCCGGCAAGCGGGCCATGGCCGTCAAGGGCAACATGGTCATGGGGCTGTCCGGTTTCGTCCGGCCCGGCGACAAGGTGGACGTGATCGTGGCCATGATCGTGGGCCAGGAAGAGAAGCCGGTGACCAAGCTGGTCCTGGAGCACGTCAAGGTCCTGGCCACCGGCACGCAGTTGCAGCCGCCGACCGAGGACGGCGTGCCCGCCTCGGTGGACGTCTACACCCTCGAACTCTCCCCGGCCGAGTCCGAACGTCTGGCCCTGGCCGCCTCCCGGGGAACCCTCCATTTCGCCCTGCGCAACGAGCAGGACGAGGCGGGGGTCCTGACCACCGGGTCGGATATCCCCAAGACCCTGGCCGCGCTCCGGCCCAAGGTTTCGGCCGCAAGACGGCCGCAGGCCACCCGGATCGAGGTCATCAGCGGGACCTCCCGTTCCTCGGTGAAGTTCTAG
- a CDS encoding type II and III secretion system protein family protein: MMRTFVIRMLIVLLACGLALPAFAAAPPETPEVISIVVNKSTVINSDIKVTRISLASQDLVNMVLISPRQIYLTAKELGSTSLTLWSGSEVAKVYDLVVTPDVTRLKRLIHETMPGETGIRVLASGSSITLAGTVSSTEQLSRALVLAKAEAKDNVVNLLSVDGIHQVLLEVRVAEMSRSVTKQIGFNFAAIGSNFSIFSLVNSLASYNPEDGYLVGGDKVNMMGSYTSGSYSLYGMLNALKANGLVRMLAEPNLTCVSGESAEFLVGGEVPIPMPGSLGTVGVDYKPFGIGLKFKATVLSSGRINLQVNPEVSELDYSRTLPVSGYEIPTISTRRANTVVELGDGQSFMIAGLISDTLRENSNKLPGLGEIPMLGNLFSSKDFASNKTELVVLVTAHLAKPVDMAAQTLPTDGFKEPDDTEFYLFGLLEGQGDSKGGRVSGNGAGPSGPDTVIRPESGFDGEFGHSWIN; this comes from the coding sequence ATGATGCGTACCTTCGTCATACGGATGCTGATCGTTCTGCTGGCTTGCGGCCTCGCCCTTCCGGCGTTCGCCGCCGCCCCGCCGGAGACCCCCGAAGTGATTTCCATCGTGGTCAACAAGTCCACGGTCATCAATTCCGATATCAAGGTGACCCGGATTTCCCTGGCCTCGCAAGACCTGGTGAACATGGTCCTCATCTCGCCCCGGCAGATTTACCTGACCGCCAAGGAGCTGGGCTCCACGTCCCTGACCTTGTGGTCCGGCAGCGAGGTCGCCAAGGTCTACGACCTGGTCGTGACCCCGGACGTGACCCGGCTGAAGCGGTTGATTCACGAGACCATGCCCGGCGAGACCGGCATACGGGTCCTGGCCTCGGGATCGTCCATCACCCTGGCGGGCACCGTGTCCAGCACCGAGCAGCTGAGCCGCGCCCTGGTCCTGGCCAAGGCCGAGGCCAAGGACAATGTGGTCAACCTGTTGAGCGTGGACGGCATCCACCAGGTCCTGCTGGAGGTCCGCGTGGCCGAGATGTCTCGTTCCGTTACCAAGCAGATCGGCTTCAACTTCGCGGCCATCGGTTCCAATTTCTCCATCTTCTCCCTGGTCAACAGCCTGGCTTCCTACAACCCGGAGGACGGCTATCTGGTCGGCGGGGACAAGGTGAACATGATGGGCTCGTATACCTCGGGCTCCTATTCCCTGTACGGCATGCTCAACGCGCTCAAGGCCAACGGCCTGGTCCGCATGCTCGCCGAGCCGAACCTGACCTGCGTGTCCGGCGAATCGGCCGAATTCCTGGTGGGCGGCGAAGTCCCCATCCCCATGCCCGGTTCGCTGGGCACCGTGGGCGTCGATTACAAGCCCTTCGGCATCGGGCTCAAGTTCAAGGCCACGGTCCTGTCGTCCGGTCGTATCAACCTACAGGTCAATCCCGAGGTCTCCGAGCTGGACTATTCCCGGACCCTGCCCGTGAGCGGATACGAGATTCCGACCATTTCCACCCGCCGGGCCAATACCGTGGTCGAGCTGGGGGACGGGCAATCCTTCATGATCGCGGGACTCATCAGCGACACCCTCAGGGAAAATTCCAACAAGCTACCCGGATTGGGAGAGATTCCCATGCTCGGCAATCTGTTCAGTTCCAAGGATTTCGCCTCCAACAAGACCGAACTGGTGGTCCTGGTCACCGCCCACCTGGCCAAGCCGGTGGACATGGCCGCCCAGACCCTGCCCACGGACGGCTTCAAGGAGCCGGACGACACGGAATTCTACCTCTTCGGGCTGCTTGAGGGGCAGGGCGATTCCAAGGGGGGGCGCGTTTCCGGGAATGGCGCAGGGCCTTCCGGCCCGGATACGGTCATCCGTCCGGAATCGGGTTTCGACGGGGAATTCGGCCACTCCTGGATCAACTAG